From one Saccharomyces cerevisiae S288C chromosome XVI, complete sequence genomic stretch:
- the PAU22 gene encoding seripauperin PAU22 (hypothetical protein; member of the seripauperin multigene family encoded mainly in subtelomeric regions; SWAT-GFP fusion protein localizes to the endoplasmic reticulum and vacuole, while mCherry fusion localizes to just the vacuole; identical to Pau21p; encodes two proteins that are translated from two different start codons), producing MTNEGIGINRDTSTICLREYVFIHFFPVKLISALTNKTNTMVKLTSIAAGVAAIAAGVAAAPATTTLSPSDERVNLVELGVYVSDIRAHLAQYYLFQAAHPTETYPVEIAEAVFNYGDFTTMLTGIPAEQVTRVITGVPWYSTRLRPAISSALSKDGIYTAIPK from the coding sequence ATGACCAATGAAGGAATAGGTATAAATAGAGATACTTCAACTATATGCCTTCGAGAATATGTCtttattcatttctttcCTGTTAAGCTTATATCAGCACtaacaaacaaaacaaatacaatGGTCAAATTAACTTCAATCGCTGCTGGTGTTGCCGCTATCGCTGCCGGTGTTGCCGCTGCTCCAGCCACTACCACTCTATCTCCATCTGACGAAAGAGTCAACTTGGTCGAATTGGGTGTTTACGTCTCCGATATCAGAGCTCATTTGGCTCAATACTACTTGTTTCAAGCAGCTCATCCAACAGAGACCTACCCAGTTGAGATTGCTGAAGCTGTTTTCAACTATGGTGACTTCACCACCATGTTGACTGGTATTCCAGCTGAACAAGTCACCAGAGTCATCACTGGTGTCCCATGGTACTCTACCAGATTGAGACCGGCTATCTCCAGTGCTCTATCTAAGGACGGTATCTACACTGCTATTCCAAAATAG
- the ERR2 gene encoding phosphopyruvate hydratase ERR2 (Enolase, a phosphopyruvate hydratase; catalyzes the conversion of 2-phosphoglycerate to phosphoenolpyruvate; complements the growth defect of an ENO1 ENO2 double mutant) translates to MSITKVHARTVYDSRGNPTVEVEITTENGLFRAIVPSGASTGIHEAVELRDGNKSEWMGKGVTKAVSNVNSIIGPALIKSELCVTNQKGIDELMISLDGTSNKSRLGANAILGVSLCVARAAAAQKGITLYKYIAELADARQDPFVIPVPFFNVLNGGAHAGGSLAMQEFKIAPVGAQSFAEAMRMGSEVYHHLKILAKEQYGPSAGNVGDEGGVAPDIDTAEDALDMIVEAINICGYEGRVKVGIDSAPSVFYKDGKYDLNFKEPNSDPSHWLSPAQLAEYYHSLLKKYPIISLEDPYAEDDWSSWSAFLKTVNVQIIADDLTCTNKTRIARAIEEKCANTLLLKLNQIGTLTESIEAANQAFDAGWGVMISHRSGETEDPFIADLVVGLRCGQIKSGALSRSERLAKYNELLRIEEELGDDCIYAGHRFHDGNKL, encoded by the coding sequence ATGTCCATCACGAAGGTACATGCTAGAACGGTGTATGATTCTCGCGGCAATCCGACTGTTGAGGTTGAAATTACAACAGAGAATGGTCTCTTCAGAGCGATCGTCCCATCTGGTGCCTCCACCGGCATTCACGAAGCTGTTGAACTTAGAGACGGGAACAAGTCCGAATGGATGGGAAAAGGGGTGACCAAGGCAGTCAGTAACGTCAATAGTATCATAGGGCCTGCTTTAATCAAGTCCGAATTATGTGTAACCAATCAGAAGGGCATAGACGAGCTCATGATATCGTTAGACGGAACTTCTAACAAGTCAAGGTTGGGCGCCAATGCTATCCTTGGTGTTTCCTTGTGCGTTGCTCGAGCTGCTGCCGCACAAAAGGGAATTACTCTCTACAAGTATATAGCCGAGTTAGCGGATGCTAGACAGGACCCCTTTGTTATTCCTgttccttttttcaatgttttgAATGGTGGAGCCCACGCCGGTGGCTCTTTAGCTATGCAAGAATTCAAGATCGCGCCAGTCGGGGCTCAGAGCTTTGCAGAAGCCATGAGGATGGGTTCGGAAGTTTACCATCATTTGAAGATATTGGCGAAGGAGCAATATGGACCTTCCGCTGGAAATGTTGGTGACGAGGGTGGAGTTGCCCCCGATATTGACACTGCCGAAGACGCCTTGGACATGATTGTGGAAGCCATTAACATATGCGGTTACGAGGGTAGAGTGAAAGTAGGAATCGATAGTGCTCCTTCTGTTTTTTATAAGGACGGGAAATACGACCTAAATTTCAAGGAACCGAACTCTGACCCATCTCACTGGCTCAGTCCAGCCCAGTTAGCAGAATATTACCATTCATTGCTAAAGAAATACCCAATCATTTCCCTGGAAGATCCCTACGCCGAAGATGATTGGTCCTCGTGGTCTGCCTTCCTAAAGACTGTCAATGTTCAGATTATTGCAGATGACCTGACATGCACCAACAAGACCAGGATCGCCCGTGCTATAGAGGAGAAATGTGCGAATACTCTGTTGCTGAAACTCAACCAGATCGGTACTCTGACTGAGTCTATTGAAGCCGCCAATCAGGCTTTCGATGCTGGATGGGGTGTAATGATATCGCATAGATCAGGTGAAACCGAAGATCCGTTTATCGCTGATTTGGTCGTTGGTTTAAGATGTGGTCAAATTAAATCGGGCGCTTTGTCGAGATCAGAAAGACTGGCCAAGTATAATGAACTTTTGCGTATCGAAGAGGAACTGGGGGACGATTGTATATATGCTGGTCATAGGTTTCATGATGGAAACAAACTATAA
- the HSP32 gene encoding glutathione-independent methylglyoxalase family protein (Possible chaperone and cysteine protease; required for transcriptional reprogramming during the diauxic shift and for survival in stationary phase; similar to E. coli Hsp31 and S. cerevisiae Hsp31p, Hsp33p, and Sno4p; member of the DJ-1/ThiJ/PfpI superfamily, which includes human DJ-1 involved in Parkinson's disease and cancer), translating to MTPKRALISLTSYHGPFYKDGAKTGVFVVEILRSFDTFEKHGFEVDFVSETGGFGWDEHYLPKSFIGGEDKMNFETKNSAFNKALARIKTANEVNASDYKIFFASAGHGALFDYPKAKNLQDIASKIYANGGVIAAICHGPLLFDGLIDIKTTRPLIEGKAITGFPLEGEIALGVDDILRSRKLTTVERVANKNGAKYLAPIHPWDDYSITDGKLVTGVNANSSYSTTIRAINALYS from the coding sequence ATGACTCCAAAAAGAGCGCTAATATCTCTTACTTCATACCACGGTCCCTTCTATAAAGATGGTGCGAAAACAGGCGTTTTTGTAGTTGAGATTTTGCGGTCGTTCGATACTTTCGAAAAGCATGGTTTCGAAGTGGACTTCGTTTCTGAGACTGGTGGATTTGGCTGGGATGAACATTACTTGCCAAAGAGCTTTATTGGTGGCGAAGATAAGATGAACTTTGAAACGAAAAATTCCGCCTTCAATAAGGCGTTAGCGAGGATCAAGACCGCAAATGAAGTCAACGCCAGCGACtataaaatattctttgCATCTGCTGGACATGGTGCTCTATTTGACTATCCCAAAGCtaaaaatctgcaagatATTGCATCCAAGATATATGCCAATGGGGGTGTGATCGCTGCCATCTGTCATGGACCGCTCCTTTTCGATGGATTAATAGATATCAAAACAACAAGACCATTAATCGAAGGCAAAGCTATAACAGGTTTCCCACTCGAGGGTGAAATCGCCCTGGGAGTTGACGACATCTTGAGGAGCAGAAAATTGACAACGGTTGAACGCGTTGCAAACAAGAATGGAGCCAAGTACTTGGCGCCAATCCATCCCTGGGATGACTACTCTATTACAGATGGAAAGCTAGTTACGGGTGTTAACGCAAATTCTTCCTATTCGACCACAATTAGAGCTATAAACGCATTATATAGCTGA
- the FEX2 gene encoding fluoride transporter (Protein involved in fluoride export; nearly identical to FEX1, and deletion of both proteins results in a large increase in fluoride sensitivity compared with the single mutant; contains two FEX domains connected by a linker; part of a widespread family of conserved fluoride export proteins): MIFNPVISNHKLSHYIHVFCTFTTFCILGTETRQAITALSTYTPAFVTAPTVLWSNCSSCMLMGIMQSLNAYTWMKDHQVLFLGVTTGYCGALSSFSSMLLEMFEHSTNLTNGNIANHTKLPNRAYGIMEFLSVLLVHLMVSMGSLIFGRQLGKEVIVAYGSSSFSKPYTPPSDTVKENAGDVDTQEMEKNILEFKFKTPAPFFKKFFDVVDKLAYALAFPLIILFVVLCAYYENYSRGKWTLPCLFGIFAGFLRYWLAEMFNKTNKKFPLGTFLANVFATLLIGIFTMVQRGKKHFSTDIPIVNSLNSCHIVSALISGFCGTLSTISTFINEGYKLSFINMLIYYTVSIGISYCLLVITLGSYAWTRGLTNPIC; this comes from the coding sequence ATGATTTTCAATCCGGTCATATCAAATCACAAGTTGAGCCATTATATTCATGTTTTTTGTACATTCACCACGTTCTGCATATTAGGTACTGAAACACGTCAGGCTATAACGGCGCTTTCCACCTACACTCCGGCCTTCGTTACTGCTCCGACCGTTCTCTGGTCTAATTGTTCATCCTGCATGCTAATGGGGATTATGCAATCTTTAAATGCTTACACTTGGATGAAAGATCACCAAGTCTTGTTTTTAGGTGTAACTACTGGGTACTGTGGTGCCCtgtcttccttttctagtATGCTGCTAGAGATGTTCGAACACTCTACAAACTTAACTAACGGTAATATCGCTAACCACACAAAACTGCCGAACAGAGCTTACGGTATAATGGAGTTTTTATCTGTCTTGCTCGTTCATCTTATGGTTTCCATGGGTAGTCTTATTTTCGGTAGGCAACTTGGTAAGGAGGTTATTGTTGCTTATGGATCTAGTTCGTTTTCGAAGCCATATACCCCTCCCTCAGACACTGTAAAGGAAAATGCTGGTGATGTTGATACacaagaaatggaaaaaaatattctagagtttaaattcaaaactCCAGCACCATTTtttaagaaattttttgatgttgTGGATAAACTCGCGTACGCACTAGCTTTTCCATTAATTATTTTGTTTGTGGTGCTGTGTGCGTATTATGAGAACTATTCGAGGGGCAAGTGGACACTACCATGTCTATTTGGAATTTTCGCTGGTTTCCTAAGATATTGGTTGGCAGAAATGTTTaataaaacaaacaaaaagtttCCATTGGGTACTTTCTTGGCAAACGTTTTCGCCACTTTATTGATTGGCATATTTACCATGGTGCAACGTGGTAAAAAACACTTTTCCACGGATATTCCAATTGTGAACTCGTTGAATTCATGCCATATTGTTTCTGCGTTAATATCCGGATTTTGCGGCACTTTGAGTACCATTAGCACGTTTATCAATGAAGGGTATAAGCTATCATTTATTAACATGCTTATTTATTATACTGTTTCGATTGGAATTTCATATTGCTTATTGGTGATAACTCTCGGATCCTATGCTTGGACTAGAGGATTGACTAACCCGATTTGTTAg
- a CDS encoding uncharacterized protein (hypothetical protein; gene expression regulated by copper levels): MTDNTTSSDLIKNVETARSTIDGLIESLGWIELNYRCERQCNWDEVCYTPSWGPSPMGMTEPGSHNEGFGTHFDESRQRLVINSKLQCININDLMVNRNH, translated from the coding sequence ATGACAGATAACACAACTTCCAGCGACTTAATAAAGAATGTCGAAACGGCTCGCTCCACTATCGATGGTTTAATTGAATCTCTAGGGTGGATTGAACTAAATTACCGTTGTGAGAGGCAATGCAATTGGGATGAAGTTTGTTACACTCCTTCCTGGGGCCCATCTCCAATGGGTATGACTGAACCAGGTTCCCACAATGAGGGATTTGGAACCCACTTTGATGAATCTCGACAAAGGTTGGTTATTAACAGTAAACTACAGTGTATCAATATAAATGATTTGATGGTTAATCGTAATCATTAG
- a CDS encoding uncharacterized protein (hypothetical protein; localized to the membranes; gene expression regulated by copper levels): MRFHRQGISAIIGVLLIVLLGFCWKLSGSYGIVSTALPHNQSAIKSTDLPSIRWDNYHEFVRDIDFDNSTAIFNSIRAALRQSPSDIHPVGVSYFPAVIPKGTLMYHAGSKVPTTFEWLAMDHEFSYSFGLRSPSYGRKSLERRHGRFGNGTNGDHPKGPPPPPPPPDEKGRGSQKMLTYRAARDLNKFLYLDGASAAKTDSGEMDTQLMLSNVIKEKLNLTDDGENERMAERLYAARICKWGKPFGLDGIIRVEVGFEVVLCDFSADNVELVSMLEMVQPNQYLGLPAPTVISKEEGWPLDENGSLVEDQLTDDQKAILEREDGWEKAFSNFNAVKSFNQLRAGAAHDNGEHRIHIDYRYLVSGINRTYIAPDPNNRRLLDEGMTWEKQLDMVDDLEKALEVGFDATQSMDWQLAFDELVLKFAPLLKSVSNILNSDGDINESIAINATALTLNFCLPICEPIPGLKNGCRLFDLVICCQRCRRNC; encoded by the coding sequence ATGCGATTCCATCGTCAAGGTATCTCAGCCATCATAGGCGTACTACTCATTGTACTGCTTGGTTTCTGTTGGAAGTTATCTGGATCTTACGGCATAGTATCAACTGCCCTACCACACAATCAATCTGCAATTAAAAGCACAGACTTACCTTCTATACGATGGGATAATTACCATGAGTTCGTCAGAGAcattgattttgataaCAGTACGGCTATCTTTAATTCCATTCGGGCTGCTTTAAGACAGTCTCCATCGGATATACATCCTGTCGGAGTATCTTATTTTCCCGCTGTAATTCCCAAAGGAACTTTAATGTACCATGCCGGATCAAAAGTGCCAACTACCTTCGAATGGCTAGCTATGGACCATGAATTCAGCTACTCTTTCGGCTTGAGGTCACCATCCTATGGGAGAAAATCTTTGGAAAGAAGGCATGGGAGGTTCGGCAATGGCACCAACGGTGATCATCCAAAAGGgccaccaccaccaccaccaccaccagACGAAAAAGGTCGGGGTTCACAAAAAATGCTTACTTATAGAGCAGCACGGGACCTCAACAAATTTCTCTATCTTGATGGGGCTTCTGCTGCGAAAACTGACTCAGGAGAGATGGACACGCAGCTAATGTTGTCAAATGTTATTAAAGAGAAATTGAACCTTACAGATGATGGTGAAAACGAACGAATGGCCGAACGACTCTACGCTGCTAGAATATGCAAATGGGGGAAGCCATTCGGGCTTGACGGAATTATCAGGGTAGAGGTTGGCTTTGAGGTCGTTTTGTGTGATTTTTCGGCTGATAACGTCGAACTTGTTTCAATGTTAGAAATGGTCCAGCCTAACCAGTACCTAGGCTTACCAGCACCTACCGTAATATCGAAGGAAGAAGGTTGGCCTCTGGATGAAAATGGAAGCCTAGTTGAAGATCAGCTAACAGATGACCAAAAGGCGATTCTGGAAAGAGAAGATGGTTGGGAGAAGGctttttctaatttcaACGCAGTTAAAAGCTTCAATCAGTTGAGAGCGGGTGCAGCGCATGACAACGGGGAGCATCGAATCCATATCGACTATAGGTACCTAGTGAGCGGGATAAACAGGACGTACATTGCTCCTGATCCTAACAACAGAAGATTACTCGATGAAGGAATGACATGGGAAAAGCAATTGGACATGGTAGATGACTTAGAAAAGGCGCTGGAAGTCGGATTTGATGCCACGCAAAGTATGGATTGGCAGTTAGCATTTGATGAGCTTGTCCTTAAATTTGCTCCATTACTAAAATCTGTTAGTAACATACTGAACAGCGATGGTGATATTAATGAGTCAATTGCCATCAATGCAACAGCACTCACATTGAACTTTTGTCTACCAATATGTGAGCCCATACCAGGCCTTAAAAACGGATGCAGACTTTTTGATTTGGTCATCTGCTGTCAGCGTTGTCGGAGAAATTGTTGA
- the SAM3 gene encoding bifunctional polyamine/amino acid permease SAM3 (High-affinity S-adenosylmethionine permease; required for utilization of S-adenosylmethionine as a sulfur source; has similarity to S-methylmethionine permease Mmp1p), with protein sequence MDILKRGNESDKFTKIETESTTIPNDSDRSGSLIRRMKDSFKQSNLHVIPEDLENSEQTEQEKIQWKLASQPYQKVLSQRHLTMIAIGGTLGTGLFIGLGYSLASGPAALLIGFLLVGTSMFCVVQSAAELSCQFPVSGSYATHVSRFIDESVGFTVATNYALAWLISFPSELIGCALTISYWNQTVNPAVWVAIFYVFIMVLNLFGVRGFAETEFALSIIKVIAIFIFIIIGIVLIAGGGPNSTGYIGAKYWHDPGAFAKPVFKNLCNTFVSAAFSFGGSELVLLTSTESKNISAISRAAKGTFWRIAIFYITTVVIIGCLVPYNDPRLLSGSNSEDVSASPFVIALSNTGSMGAKVSNFMNVVILVAVVSVCNSCVYASSRLIQALGASGQLPSVCSYMDRKGRPLVGIGISGAFGLLGFLVASKKEDEVFTWLFALCSISSFFTWFCICMSQIRFRMALKAQGRSNDEIAYKSILGVYGGILGCVLNALLIAGEIYVSAAPVGSPSSAEAFFEYCLSIPIMIVVYFAHRFYRRDWKHFYIKRSEIDLDTGCSVENLELFKAQKEAEEQLIASKPFYYKIYRFWC encoded by the coding sequence ATGGATATACTCAAGAGGGGAAATGAATCGGACAAGTTTACGAAAATAGAGACAGAATCTACTACGATACCAAATGACTCGGATAGATCTGGTTCACTGATCAGAAGAATGAAGGATTCCTTCAAGCAAAGTAACCTGCATGTCATTCCAGAAGACCTTGAAAACAGCGAACAGACAGAGCAGGAAAAAATCCAATGGAAACTAGCTTCTCAGCCCTATCAAAAAGTCTTGAGCCAAAGGCACTTGACCATGATTGCCATAGGTGGTACTTTGGGGACGGGACTGTTCATTGGTTTAGGTTATTCTTTGGCATCTGGGCCAGCCGCTTTGCTAATCGGTTTTTTGTTAGTTGGTACTTCAATGTTCTGTGTCGTTCAGAGTGCCGCAGAGCTTTCCTGCCAATTCCCGGTTTCTGGCTCATATGCCACACATGTCAGTAGGTTCATAGATGAATCGGTTGGCTTTACTGTGGCTACAAACTATGCTTTGGCTTGGctgatttcttttccaagcGAATTAATTGGTTGTGCACTTACTATTTCATACTGGAACCAAACGGTTAATCCGGCTGTTTGGGTGGCcattttttatgttttcaTTATGGTACTGAACTTGTTTGGTGTGAGAGGCTTTGCCGAGACTGAGTTTGCTCTGTCAATCATTAAGGTTATTGctatatttattttcatcattattgGTATCGTCCTTATTGCCGGAGGGGGGCCTAACTCTACTGGTTATATTGGCGCCAAATACTGGCACGACCCAGGTGCCTTCGCAAAACCTGTCTTCAAGAATTTGTGTAACACATTCGTTTCTGCtgctttttcctttggtgGTAGTGAGTTAGTGCTGTTAACTAGTACAGAAtctaaaaatatttcagcTATATCACGTGCTGCCAAAGGTACGTTCTGGAGAATCGCGATTTTTTACATTACTACCGTTGTCATTATTGGATGTCTCGTACCTTATAACGACCCCAGACTGCTCAGTGGTTCGAACAGTGAGGATGTATCTGCCTCTCCCTTTGTTATTGCTTTGAGTAATACAGGATCAATGGGTGCAAAAGTTTCCAACTTTATGAATGTCGTTATCCTTGTTGCGGTTGTGTCAGTTTGCAATTCTTGCGTTTATGCTTCTTCAAGACTAATTCAAGCTTTAGGTGCATCTGGCCAACTTCCTTCGGTATGTTCCTACATGGACAGAAAGGGTAGGCCTTTGGTTGGCATTGGGATTAGTGGTGCATTTGGTCTTTTAGGTTTTCTTGTGGCCTCGAAAAAGGAGGACGAGGTCTTCACTTGGCTTTTCGCCCTTTGTTCCATTTCATCATTCTTCACCTGGTTCTGTATTTGTATGTCACAAATTAGATTTAGGATGGCTTTGAAAGCTCAAGGAAGATCCAATGACGAAATAGCTTACAAATCCATACTGGGTGTTTATGGTGGAATTTTGGGGTGTGTGCTAAATGCATTGCTAATTGCGGGTGAAATATACGTATCGGCCGCCCCGGTCGGTAGCCCTAGCTCCGCTGAAGCCTTCTTTGAATACTGTTTAAGTATTCCAATCATGATTGTTGTTTATTTTGCACATAGGTTTTATCGAAGAGATTGGAAACACTTCTACATCAAGAGGAGTGAGATCGATCTGGATACTGGGTGTTCCGTGGAGAATCTAGAGCTTTTCAAAGCACAAAAAGAAGCTGAGGAACAACTCATTGCTTCTAAGCCATTCTATTACAAAATCTACAGATTTTGGTGTTAG
- the SAM4 gene encoding S-adenosylmethionine-homocysteine S-methyltransferase SAM4 (S-adenosylmethionine-homocysteine methyltransferase; functions along with Mht1p in the conversion of S-adenosylmethionine (AdoMet) to methionine to control the methionine/AdoMet ratio; SAM4 has a paralog, YMR321C, that arose from a single-locus duplication), which produces MARLPLKQFLADNPKKVLVLDGGQGTELENRGIKVANPVWSTIPFISESFWSDESSANRKIVKEMFNDFLNAGAEILMTTTYQTSYKSVSENTPIRTLSEYNNLLNRIVDFSRNCIGEDKYLIGCIGPWGAHICREFTGDYGAEPENIDFYQYFKPQLENFNKNDKLDLIGFETIPNIHELKAILSWDESILSRPFYIGLSVHEHGVLRDGTTMEEIAQVIKDLGDKINPNFSFLGINCVSFNQSPDILESLHQALPNMALLAYPNSGEVYDTEKKIWLPNSDKLNSWDTVVKQYISSGARIIGGCCRTSPKDIQEISAAVKKYT; this is translated from the coding sequence ATGGCACGTCTTCCTCTAAAGCAGTTCTTAGCGGATAACCCCAAAAAAGTTCTTGTTCTTGACGGTGGTCAAGGAACAGAACTGGAAAACAGAGGTATCAAAGTTGCAAATCCCGTGTGGTCTACTATTCCATTTATTAGCGAATCATTTTGGTCTGATGAGTCATCTGCTAACAGAAAAATTGTCAAAGAAATGTTCAACGATTTCTTGAATGCTGGCGCAGAAATATTGATGACTACAACATACCAAACGAGTTATAAATCAGTTTCTGAAAACACCCCAATCAGAACTTTATCCGAGTACAATAACCTTTTAAACAGGATTGTCGATTTTTCTCGTAATTGTATTGGCGAAgacaaatatttgattgGCTGTATTGGCCCATGGGGTGCTCATATTTGTCGTGAGTTTACAGGCGACTATGGTGCTGAGccagaaaatattgatttCTACCAATACTTCAAGCCTCAGTTGGAgaatttcaataaaaatgacAAATTGGATTTGATTGGGTTTGAAACCATTCCTAACATCCATGAACTGAAAGCTATCTTATCTTGGGATGAGAGTATCCTGTCTAGACCCTTCTATATCGGGTTGTCTGTGCATGAGCACGGTGTCTTGAGAGACGGCACTACCATGGAAGAAATCGCACAAGTTATTAAGGACTTGGGCGACAAAATAAATCCTAACTTCTCGTTCTTAGGAATCAACTGCGTCAGCTTCAACCAATCACCCGACATTCTTGAGTCTCTACATCAAGCACTACCAAATATGGCCTTGCTTGCTTATCCAAACAGTGGTGAAGTTTATGATactgaaaagaagatatgGTTGCCAAATAGCGATAAGCTGAACAGTTGGGATACGGTTGTTAAACAGTACATTAGCAGCGGTGCCCGTATCATTGGTGGTTGTTGCAGAACAAGTCCAAAAGACATCCAAGAGATTTCTGCAGCCGTCAAGAAATACACGTAA